CCCTGACATTTAGCAGTGTACGGGATACGCATGTCATTAAACACTAGGTGTTATCGGTCTTCATTCTAAAAACCAACCACTAACAATGCAGCAATGAAAGCAACTGTCAATCCCGAAATTCTAAACAAACGTCTGGCTGTTCTCATCATGGGACTGCTGTTAATCAGTTTAGAAGGAGCTTTTTCGCAAGCTCCCAACGCAAACTCTTCCGATCAAGCCGAGCAACGAATCACGACGCTCTCCAAAGACAAATGGCGCTGGATGGCTGACAAGAAAGTCGACTCTCTGGCAGCGCTCTTCGATGAAAAAGCCATGTTCGTTCACATGGGCGGAAGCTGGGGGAAAAACAGAGAGCTGGATGTGATCAAAAGCGGAGAAATCTGGTATAAAAAAGCAGAGGTTTATAATGTGACTGTCAATATCATTGGCAATACGGCGATTGTCTTAAATGATATCGATTTACTAGCAGTGGTGGGAGCCAATGAAGTCACTAATCCATTTATGGTAACCGAGGTCTACATTATGGAAAATGGGAAATGGAAAATGGGATCACTCACGTTTTCTCGTCTGCTGCGGCCGGTTAAAATGAAGTGATGATGCGCATTTCACCAAAAGCAGATTGATTCATTCGAGGCAAAACAGAAGATACTGATGAGCAAACCACTGATATTATTACTTGTAACTTTCCTTTTCATCTATCACCAATCTCCCGCCCAGACTAATGTTGGCGATACCGGCAATTTAAGTTCCAAACAGAAAAGTATTGTGACAATATCAGCTTTGACCGCAAAGGGTGATTTGCCAAAATTAAAGACGGCATTGAGCGATGGACTTACAGCGGGTATGACGATCAATGAGATTAAGGAAGAACTGGTCCACCTATCTGCGTATTGTGGCTTTCCCAGGAGCCTGAATGGCATTATGACTTTCAATACCGTCCTCGATGCGCGGAAAGCGAGTGGAATCACCGACCGGGCGGGTAAAGCTCCGATAAAGCCTGCCGATTCAAACAAATTTGAAACCGGTAAAAAAGTGCTCGAATCGCTCACCGGACAGCCGGAAGTATATCCAAAACAAAGCGGTTATGCGGCTTTTGTTCCGGCTATTGATACGCTTTTGAAAGAGCATCTTTTCAATGACATTTTTACCCGCGGTGTGATTTCAAATGAAGAAAGAGAGCTTACGACAATCGCCGCACTCATGAGCCTGGGAGGCGTTGATGCGCAATTGCGGGGACATTTTGGGATTTGTCTGAATTTAGGATTTACAAAGGCACAGCTGGAAGAAGTAATCGCAACAATTGAACCCGAAATCGGCAAAAGGGAAGCCGATGCCGGAAGCAGGTATTGGCACGTTTATTGGAAACAAAAAAATAAGAAAACTAAACTCACCATGGCGAAAATCACACTGAATATCAACAACAAAGACTATCCGCTGGAAGCGGATCCGCAAATGCCCCTGCTGTGGGCGATCCGCGATCTGGCAGGGCTAAAAGGCACCAAATATGGCTGCGGCGTGGCGCAATGCGGCGCTTGCGTGGTACACCTGAACGGCGAGGCGGTTCGCTCCTGCGTGACGAAGGTCAGCCGGGCGGTGGATAAGAAAGTGGTAACGATTGAAGGCTTATCCGAGACGAACTCGCATCCGGTGCAAAAAGCCTGGCAGGAGATCGACGTGCCGCAATGCGGGTATTGTCACTCCGGGCAGATTATGTCGGCTGCCGTTTTGCTCCGCGAAAAACCCGACCCGACCGACGAGGACATCGACGATGCGATGGCGGGGAACATTTGCCGCTGCGGGACTTATCTCCGCATTCGCAAAGCGATCCACCTGGCCGCTGAAATGCAGAAGAAAACTGCAAATGGTTAATTCTGTTCACTTCAATCCGATGTTATGAAGCAATATCCTAGAAAGGAGGGAAAATATTTCTTCTCCGTGCAGACTGCCACGATGCTTTCTGTACTCATATTCATTGTCGCTGTCGGCGCGTCCGCATTCAGGAAAGACGATTTGCCAAAAAAAGAGATTGAATTTAAGGCTATTAACCGGGATAGCGTCGAGTCCGTGAAGGCGTTTGCGACGGTTTATAAAGTTCTGATGAGTCCGCGCTGCATGAACTGTCACCCTGCGGGCGACGTACCGTTGCAAGGTGACGATAGCCATTTGCATGTGATGGGGCCGAAACGCGGCGTCGACGGGAAAGGTGTTTACGCCATGAAATGCTCCAACTGTCACCAGGAAGCCAACACGCCGGGGCTGCACACGCCTCCGGGTAACCCGGAGTGGCATTTGCCGCCGGCAGATATGAAAATGGTTTTTCAGGGAAAAAGCCCTCATGAGCTGGCCAAACAATTGGTTGACCCCAATAAAAATGGGCATAAGGATATGAAAAAGCTTATCGAACACGCCGACGATGGCCTCGTACTGGCTGGCTGGAACCCTGCCGAAGGCAGGACATTGCCGCCCGTATCGCACGCAGAATTCAAAAAAGCCTGGTTAACCTGGCTCAAAAAAGGCGCTTACGCTCCGAAAAAGTAACGCCATTTCACTGAAATCAACAACACCATGGACAACCAGACCGTATCCAGAAGGAATTTTATAAAGGCTACCGGGATGACTGGGGCCGTGCTTTCGCTGGGCTTTTACTGGCCAACCCATGCGAAAACCGCGAAGATCGTCAAGGCGGCCGAAGCAGACAATTTCGGTGTGGAAATGAATTCCTGGGTACATATAGATGCATCGGGCAAGGTCACCATTTTCGACCACCGCGCCGAAATGGGGCAGGGCTCTTACCAGGCCGTTCCGCAGATCGTCGCCGAGGAGCTGGAAGTGAATCTGAATGAAATCAATGTCGTCTTTGCCCCGGGCGATAATAAAAAATACGGCAACCAGGTAACCGGCGGAAGCTCTACCGTTCGCGGTTCGTATAAGAACTTATTGAAACTAAGCGCTACTGCGCGTGAAATGCTTATTCAGGCAGCCGCAACGAAATGGGGCGTACCCAAAATTGAATGCCATGCCGAGGGCGGGAACGTCATTCACAAACCATCGGGCAAGCGGATGCATTATGGTGAGCTGGTGGAAGCAGCGTCTAAATTGGAAGCGCCGAAGGATGTCGTGCTTAAAAAACGTTCGGAATATAAGCTGATCGGCAAGCCATTGCGCCGGCTGGATACGCCTTTGAAAACCAATGGAGCCGCGGTTTTTGGATTGGATAAACAGATTCCCGGAATGCTGTACGCGGCGGTGGAAAGAAATCCGAGGCTGCGTGGCAAAGTGAAGCGCTTTGATGACACGGCTACCCGGAAAATACCCGGTGTGAAGCAGGTTATGAAGGTTAAAATGGGCGTTTTTAACACCTATCGTGAAGGCGTTGCCGTGGTGGCGGATTCTACCTGGGCTGCGATTCAGGGTAAGAAGGCTTTGAAAGTGGAGTGGGACGATACCGGTTTTGAGCATTTGAATACCGAAGAAATTTACAAAAGGCAGGCTGAGGCATTGCAGACGCAGGAAGGGTTAACATTCAAAAAGCAGGGTGAACCGAACGAAATCATCGCCAAGGCGGCGAAGAAAATTGACGTTACCTACGAAACACCCTACCAATACCACGCTGCCATGGAGCCTCTGAACTGTATTGCGCATTACCAGGACGATCAGCTCGAAATATGGGGGCCGATACAGGCGCCGGAATGGGTGCAGGACTATATAAGCAAGGAAATGTCGATTCCCAAAGAAAAGGTGATTGTGAATATGACCTTTTTGGGCGGAGGCTTTGGTCGGAAAGCCTTCATGGATTATCCGCACGAAGCCGCCGTGATCTCGAAAGAAATGAAAGCGCCGGTGCAGGTAGTCTGGACGCGGGAGGATGATGCCACACAAGGACCATTCCGTCCGGGCATTACTTATCGCTGTGAAGGCGTGATCACCAATGGTGAAATCCACGCATTCAAGGTGAAGATGGCCGGACAAAATAACGATCACTGGCGCGGAGGCAAGAAGGATACGCCCAACCGCAGCACCTCGGAAGGTTTTTTGAAGCCTTATATGGATTCGATTAAAAACCTGGCGATCATGGATGTGGTATTCGAAACGCCGATCCCGACGATGTGGTGGCGGTCGGTGTACGCTTCGACAAATGGTTTTGCCTACGAAAGTTTTCTGGACGAACTCGCCGTGGAGGCCGGAAAAGACCCGCTTGATTTTCGTCGTGCATACCTGAAAGAAGCGCGTTTGCACAAGCTGATCGACAAAATAGAAGAAGTATCAGGCTGGAAAAGCCGGAAAAAGGGTGATGGTTTTGGTGTGGCGATTACTGAGTGTTTTGCCAGCACAGTTGCCCAGGTCGTCAAAGTATCGAAGGCGGTGAATGGCGGTGTGAAGATAGATCAGGTTTGGGCAGTGATGGATTGTGGCTGGTATGTAAATCCGGATACGATCAAGGCGCAAATTGAAGGTTCGGTGGTAATGGCGCTGGGTGCCGCTACGATGCACGAGGTCAGATTCAAAGACGGTAAGGCGGTGGATAACAATTTCAGCACCTATCAGATGCCGCGGATTACCGACATTCCGCCAATCGACATACACATTATGGACAACGAAGAAGATGCCGGCGGCGTCGGTGAACCCGGCCTGCCACCTTTCACCCCCGCGCTAACCAATGCAATTTTTGATTTGACAGGGAAAAGGATCAGACGGCTGCCGTTTAATTTGGCGGGTGTTTAATTAGTATTTAGAGTCACTTTGTGACAAAAAACAAAATGAAAAAAAGACAATTAGGAAATAGCGGTCTTGAAGTTTCGGCTCTTGGCTTGGGTTGCATGGGATTAAGCTTCGGTTACGGTCCGGCAACAGATACCAAAGACGGCATTGCATTGATCAGGGCGGCCTTCGAACGGGGCGTCACTTTTTTTGACACGGCCGAAGCTTACGGACCATTTACAAATGAAGAATTACTGGGCGAAGCGCTGGCGCCTTTTCGGAACGAAGTGGTGATCGCTACCAAATTTGGCTTTGAGGGCGGTGACTCGAAGGCTGGCCTGAACAGCAAGCCGGAAAACATCCGAGCGTTCGTGGAAGCTTCGCTCAAACGCCTGAGAACCGATCGCATCGACCTCTTATACCAGCACCGCGTCGATCCCGAAGTACCGATCGAGGATGTTGCAGGAACCGTGAAAGACCTGATCCGGAGCGGAAAAGTAAAGTATTTCGGCCTTTCGGAGGCAGGGGTACAGACGATCCGCAGGGCGCATGCCGTGCAACCTGTGGCGGCATTGCAAAGTGAATATTCACTCTGGTTTCGCGAAACGGAAGATGAGATTATCCCTACTTTGGAAGAGCTCGGCATTGGCTTTGTACCATTCAGTCCACTGGGTAAAGGTTTTCTGACGGGTAAGATCGACGAAAACACGACATTTGACAAAAACGATTTCAGGAACATCGTCCCCCGGTTTACTGCCGAAGCGCGAAAGGCAAACCAGGCCATGGTAAATTTGTTAGGCAGAATTGCCAGTGAAAAAGAGGGTACACCCGCACAGATTGCCCTCGCCTGGCTGCTGGCTCAAAAGCCCTGGATCGTGCCTATTCCCGGAACAACCAAACTGCACCGGCTGGAAGAAAATCTGAGTGTCGCGGCAATTGAATTAAATCCGCAGGATTTAGCAGAGATTAAGGAAGCAGCTTCGCAAATCACGGTTGAAGGAGCCCGTTACCCCGAGGCACTGCAAAACAGGGTAGGGAAATGAAAGTCAAATACATAGCCTGGATATCTTCCTTAATACTGATTGTTGGAATGAGCTGCACTTCCGGTGAGCAGCCGCGCGTCGGGGACGAATTGCCTTCCGACGGCGCGTCCAAAAAGATACTGATCGTCTATTTGTCGCGCACCAACAATACCAAGGCAGTCGCCGAAATGATCCAGGCACAAATGGGAGGCAAGCTGGTGGCCCTGGAACTTGCGAACCCATACCCGGCCGATTACAGGACGACCGTCGATCAGGTCGCCCAGGAAAATGCATCCGGTTTCCTGCCCCCGCTAGCCACCAAAATTGACAGTATCGATCAGTACGACCTTATTTTCCTCGGTTTCCCGACCTGGGGCATGCAGCTCCCACCCCCGATCAAAAGTTTTCTCGCGCAATACAATCTCGCCGGAAAAACCATCGCCCCATTCAATACCAACGCCGGCTACGGGATTGGAAGCACATTCGAACAGGTCAAAACCCTGGCCTCCAGGAGTGTGGTGCTGGAAGGTTTCTCGACGCGTGGCGGGATTGAGCGGGATGGTGTTTTGTTTGTAATGGAAGGAGGCAGGGAGGTTAAAGTCCGTGGGGAGGTGGCAGCCTGGTTGGGGAAGCTGAGGGTGAAGTAGAGGGGGGTAAATGTTAGAGAATACCAGCCATTATGTTTTTAAGGTCGCGAATGGAAGTCCCTCTTCCAGTCTTCAAATTTTGATAAATTCCGCAATCCGCTCGTTACAAATCCGTTCAGTCAGGTCTCTCAGCAGTTTTACACGCTCGGATAAATATTCCAATTCTACTTTTTCGATCTTGTAATTTATTTCATATCGCGCATCGATGTAGGCTTTTTTGAGAAGTTTAAACAGCCGCGCTTCTTCTGCTGTATTTTTTGGAAAAACAGTTGCGAAGTTAGGATGAAGTTTTTCGACTTGTTTTCCTAATTCCTCAATATCGTGTGTTCGGGGTTTGTAATCAGTAAAAACGAGGAGAATGGCAGAATAATATCTTTCTGTGGCTTGATGAAGTTCGAATGCAGATTTGTTGTAATGTGCTAAACTTTCGCCTTTTATAAAAAATATCCCACTGTCCAAAAAAAGATTTGCAGATTCAAACCAATGCTTAAATGCATTACTAGCTTTTTTCTGTCTTTCTTCTGGACTCAAATCTTTCGGCTCTGATAAGCTGAAATTTCCGGAATCAAAAAGCATAATTCCTTCCTTGAAGATATCTACAAAAAAGTAGTAATTCCGCTCGATCTTATCGTTCACGAACCAAACGCTGTGTTGGATAATATTGGCTTTGGTACTGTCTTCGTTAGCCGCCAATTCCTTATCTAAATCCCGCCATTTCTTTTGTCCTTTTGCGGCCCTTCTGTCTTTGGTGATAACCAGAATATCAAAATCACTCACATATTCATACGTTTCCTGGTAATCTTCTACCCAATCACCACGCGCATGACTGCCGAAAAGGATGATCATTTCGGCAGGGACTTTGGATAGGATGATTTGGGTGATGGTTTTTAATTCTTCCTGCTTGTCTTCGGGGAGGTGGGAGAGGGTGGTTTTCATGTGTGTGGGGAGGTTACGTTGTTGACTAATGGATTCGACTCAAATCCTTGATTTTGCATCCCTGTCATTTATTCCTTTTACTTTGTCTGCGGGTAAACTATTGTAAATTCCGCTTACTTTTTTGGGAAGGGCGATCATATATTCAACTATAATATTTACCAGATCAAACAACTGCCCAACTGTTTCTGGATTATCTGTATCAATCTGGCCAGGATGAACTGCATCATTTCCTGTTACCCTGACAATGTCCAAAGATTGTTGCACAATAAGAGGAAGTCCTTTCTTTACGAGGTTGCCAACATCAGTATTAATATTTTTACCCTCTTCACCAAGTTCCTTACACAAAACTTGGATTGAAAGTCGAAGTAGGGCGGCAGATCCTCTTGGTGATTTCGAGCTAATGGATGATGCTTCTATATAAAGTTTTAAAACTGATTCAGGCATGTCAGGGTTGGGAATCGGGGCATGCCCGAAATCTGGGAAATACATTTTATCTTCAACCCAGAGTGTTACATTATCGCAATGTTGGCATGTACCGACCCTTAGAGGATGACTTTCTTTGGGATGTGCGGTTTGGGTACTATTCCACCATCTCCACCACCAATCTTGTTTGGCAATTGCACCGCAATGGGGGCAGGTAAATGACTTAATGAAAACTTGTGGTTGAATATATTTCATATAATTAGCCCAATTCAATGCTCTATTCTAGGAAAATCCGTATAATCCTTTATATACTTACTGAAATCATGACCTGAGCATTCCGCCTTCCCTTTTGTGAAAGAAAAATAAAACGTAATGTTTCCCTTTGCTTCGGAACCTACTTTATCGTTTTCAAAATGGTTGAGTAAATAGTCCTGTCTAATGATCACTGGCTTCGACCATTCATCATTATGCCTGACAATGAAAACATAATGGACCGGAATATTAGAAACGTTCTGAAGATTTTTGAGAGACACATTGAACTGGCCGCTGAAACTATCTTTTCGTGAGGTAGAAGTTGACGTTTTGACCTGTACTCGCCTTAATGTACCATTGTCGTCCTGAACCACGAATATGTCATCTCCGATATCAACCTCGGGAATAGCGACATTCCATCCGAGCATCAAAAACTCAGACATAATTGCCAGGTGCCCGGCCTTTCCAAGATATTGATTAAATTTTTTTGTCACGCGGGTTTACTTTGTGTAGTATGTTCCCTGTCTGCGTATCAACAAACTGAATTTCGTCGAATTGATCAAGATCACTTTTATTTTCAACACCTAGTAAAGCTGGATATATGTGACTCTCGAGTTTCCCGGCATAAACTTCAAAATCGCTTTGTGTGTCATACCCTACAAAAATATTATTAGCGGGATGGGCATTAGGAAAAAGTTTCCTGATGAAGTCACGAATGGACGGCGAGATACTGAATGAGTATCCGTCCATTTGCTTATTTACCCTTATTTTGATTGCGTCCATTGCCAGAAAATTTTACATTCGAAGATAGGAAATTATTGCCAGTCTTAATTCCCGCGAAGACTTTGATCCCTCACATCAACCCTTCCGCAGGATCTTTTCCATCTTCCTGCCTTTTGCTAATTCGTCGACCAGTTTGTCCAGGTACCTTGCCTGCCTGGTTAGTTCGTTCTCAATGTCCTCGATACGATAGCCGCAAATGAGCCCGGTGATCAGGTTTGCATTGGGGTTCAGATTTGCTCTTTTAAAAAATGTTTCAAAAGTGACCTTCTCATCAATCAGGTGTTCCAGTTTTTTGCTGTCGAAGCCGGTCAGCCATTCGATTACCTGATGCAATTCTGCTGTTGTCCTGCCTTTGCGCTCGACTTTGGTAACATAGTGCGGATACACCGATGAGAAGGTCATTTTCGCGATTCGCTCATCGTGTTCGGGCGTTGTCGTCATAACTTTTAGTGTTGCTTGTTGAACACTCAATTTTACAATAATCAAAGTTAGCTTTCAAGTATTTTCTTGTTGTCTACGCCCCAGGTGCTTCCTTCCAGGTATGAACCAAAAGACCCGGGCTGCGATCTTTTATGTACTTTTTTTTTCAAATATCACAAATCCAATATTTATTTTTAATTTCCGACTAGTATCTGATATTTCAAACGCAAACATTTCAATACACATGAAAACAAAACGCTACATCCTATTAATGGTGATCGTCATCGGTGCGTTCTCGATAGCGGCGCGAAAAGCATTAACCGCCGACGACCTGGCGGGCACGTGGAAGTACCTGATCAGTGATGTGCCGCCTGAATATGAATCAGGATTTTTAGTTTTTGAGCAAAAGGAAAATAAAACGGTCGGGTACGTGGAGGCCGCTGAAAAGAATGAAATGAAGGAATTGGCTGTCGATCAGGGGAAAGTCACTTTTACGACAGAAAACCAGAATGGCGTGTTTAAATATAGTTTCATGCAAAAAGGCGACACGCTCACCGGCATGATCGGATCTCAATACGGAGATTTTCCGATTATGGCAGTCAGGCAGGCTAAGAAGTGATTTGAAGTTTGCCCGTTCTGGTTTTGTGCATATTTGAAGCAAGGGGTGCTTACTGGTCTGGATCAGTGAACACCCCTTGTTTATTTCCTGAGCGGTCTGTTACGGGTTTTGCTTACCCACAATAACCTTTTTTGTCTGATCGCCAACCGACAGGAAATACGGGCCGCTGGGCAAATGATCCACTTTTACGGCGTTGCCAACCGACCATCGCTGCTTGTGGACGACCTGGCCTTTTGTATTCCGAATGATCAACTTCTGCTCACTATTCAGACCCTTTACATACAGGTTGTGAGTGGCCGGATTTGGATAAATCACAATTTCTTCTCGCGGTTGTTTTACCGAAATGATTCTTGAATATTCAAATTTACCGTCCGAACCGTCCGCCGCATAATCGAGTTGTTTGAGCCGGTAGTAAGCAGTGGGTAGGGGGTTAATATCCCTGAAATTATATGTCTTCCTAGCCTGGGAATCTCCGGCTCCATCTACAAAACCAATTTTTTCGAATGTCCTCGCATCGGCACTCTTTTCGATTTCGAATCCTGCATTATTTGTTTCAGAGGTAGTTTCCCAGGTTAGCAGCACGCCGTTTCCCTGCGATTTGCCGGTGAATGAGATCAGTGTTACCGGCAGCGCGGAGCATTCTGTTCCAGAAAAGCCGTCGCCAGTGAATATCCAGCCTTTTGCCACATCCAGGTGGTCGCGCGCGGCTATGGCATTGGTCCCAAATAGTCGGCCACTGGCATCTAATATGAGGTTGTTAGGCGTGTTGGGATTCGCGTTCCAGCCGATCAGTGTAGCACTGTAATGGTCGCAATCCAAACCGGAATTGGTCAACATCCCTTCCAGCGAAACTAATGATTCAAGTGACCATGCGCCCAGGTACTGGTTAAAAGTAGTAGCATCATTAAACATGTTTCCCATATCCCGCACATTAGCGGTGTTCCAGCCACCGATGGGCTGATTAAAACCAGCAGCTTCGAAAAACATGCCTGCCATATCGGTCACATTTGCCGTATTCCAGCTACCTATTGGTTGGTTGAAGGCTTCGGTTTGTTCAAACATGGAGAACATGCTACGCACATTGGATATGTTCCAGTTACCAATGGGTCGGTTGAAAGCGGTGGCGCCGCTGAACAGCACGTCCATATATTGCACATTGGAGGTGTTCCAATCGCCTATGTTAGCCGGGCCATCCAGTGTAGTGCATCCCTGAAACATGGCGGCCATATCAGTCACGCCGGACAGGTTAGGCACGTCGGTGGCGCTGATATTCAGATTAGAACAACCCGAAAATGCGCCACCCATGGAGGCCCAGGCTATGTCTCCCCATTGCGCTACATCAAGTAGTTTTTCTTTGTCTCCGAAACCACGAAAATATATCTGGGGAAAAGTACCACGGATTCGAATGGTGTAGGTGCCAGCCACTCCAAAATCATGCGTGACATCGCCAGTGATGCCGGCCTGGTCATAAATGCCGTCATTATTCCAATCCACCTCGTAATTGTAGCCGACGCCTGTTGTCGGGATAGTAATGGATGTGCCGTTGGAATCTCCGATGTTGTCGGTTTTCCAGGTGGTAATGAAGGGTGAGGGGCAGAAGGTGCCCGAGGCGGCGTCACCGGTGAAAATCCAGCCTTTTGTGGTCATGAGGTTGGTGCGGGCAGCTACGGCATTGGTTCCGTATAACCGGCCTGCGGCACCGAGCGAGAGATTGCTGCGCGTGCCGGGGTTGGAGTTCCAGCCGTTGAGGGTGGCGCTGTAATTTTCGCAATCCATACCACAATTATTCAGCATATCGGTCATTTCAAAAAACGGGCGTACTAACCACCCAGCTAAGGATTGATTAAAAGCCGTGGCGTCAGCAAACATGCCTTCAAAATGATTCACAACGGAGGTGTTCCAGTTTCCGATAGGTTGATTGAAGGCGGAGGCTGCCTGGAACATGTTGACCATACGGGTCACTTTCACCGTGTTCCAGTTACCTATGGGCTGGTTAAAAGCGGCGGCCTCACAGAACATATAGTCAAAAGTGACAGCACTGGCTGTGTTCCAGTTACCGATGGGTTGATTAAAGGCAGTGGCCTTGAAAAACATGCCTTCCATATTGATCACTTTCGCGGTATTCCAGTTACCGATGGGCTGGTTGAAGTTAGTGGCCTCACAGAATAAGGAGCCCATGGTAGTAACATTGGCTGTATTCCAGCTACCAATAGGCTGATTAAAGGAGGTGGCCCCGAAAAACATGTGTTCCATAATGATCAGACTGGCGGTGTTCCAGTTATCGATAGGTTGGTTAAAGGCGGAGGCTTCCTCAAACATAAAGCCCATGTCGGACACGTTCCCAGTGTTCCAATTTCCGATTGGCTGGTTAAACGCCTTGGTTCCGGCGAACATGCGTTCCATGTGGGTCACATTGGCCGTGTTCCAGTTCCCTATGTTGGCCGGTCCATTCAGAACAGTGCAGTTCTGAAACATGCTTGTCATATCTGTTACACCGGACAGATCGGGCAAGTCGGTTGCGCTGATGTTCAGATTGGCGCAACCCCCAAAGGCAAGGTTCATACTTGTCCAGGCTATATCACCCCATTGCGCGACATCAAGCAGTTTTAGTCTATCCGTCGGATAATCGCCCAAAAGTATCCTTGGGAAAGACCCTCTGATGCGGACGGTATAGATGCCCGCTACCCCAAAATTATGGGTGACATTGCCTGTAATGCCTGACTGGTCATAGACGCCGTCATTGTTCCAGTCCACCTCATAATTGTAGCCCGCACCTGTTGTCGGAATGGTAATGGAGGTGCTGTTCGA
This Dyadobacter sp. UC 10 DNA region includes the following protein-coding sequences:
- a CDS encoding nuclear transport factor 2 family protein — protein: MKATVNPEILNKRLAVLIMGLLLISLEGAFSQAPNANSSDQAEQRITTLSKDKWRWMADKKVDSLAALFDEKAMFVHMGGSWGKNRELDVIKSGEIWYKKAEVYNVTVNIIGNTAIVLNDIDLLAVVGANEVTNPFMVTEVYIMENGKWKMGSLTFSRLLRPVKMK
- a CDS encoding (2Fe-2S)-binding protein, yielding MAKITLNINNKDYPLEADPQMPLLWAIRDLAGLKGTKYGCGVAQCGACVVHLNGEAVRSCVTKVSRAVDKKVVTIEGLSETNSHPVQKAWQEIDVPQCGYCHSGQIMSAAVLLREKPDPTDEDIDDAMAGNICRCGTYLRIRKAIHLAAEMQKKTANG
- a CDS encoding molybdopterin cofactor-binding domain-containing protein, yielding MDNQTVSRRNFIKATGMTGAVLSLGFYWPTHAKTAKIVKAAEADNFGVEMNSWVHIDASGKVTIFDHRAEMGQGSYQAVPQIVAEELEVNLNEINVVFAPGDNKKYGNQVTGGSSTVRGSYKNLLKLSATAREMLIQAAATKWGVPKIECHAEGGNVIHKPSGKRMHYGELVEAASKLEAPKDVVLKKRSEYKLIGKPLRRLDTPLKTNGAAVFGLDKQIPGMLYAAVERNPRLRGKVKRFDDTATRKIPGVKQVMKVKMGVFNTYREGVAVVADSTWAAIQGKKALKVEWDDTGFEHLNTEEIYKRQAEALQTQEGLTFKKQGEPNEIIAKAAKKIDVTYETPYQYHAAMEPLNCIAHYQDDQLEIWGPIQAPEWVQDYISKEMSIPKEKVIVNMTFLGGGFGRKAFMDYPHEAAVISKEMKAPVQVVWTREDDATQGPFRPGITYRCEGVITNGEIHAFKVKMAGQNNDHWRGGKKDTPNRSTSEGFLKPYMDSIKNLAIMDVVFETPIPTMWWRSVYASTNGFAYESFLDELAVEAGKDPLDFRRAYLKEARLHKLIDKIEEVSGWKSRKKGDGFGVAITECFASTVAQVVKVSKAVNGGVKIDQVWAVMDCGWYVNPDTIKAQIEGSVVMALGAATMHEVRFKDGKAVDNNFSTYQMPRITDIPPIDIHIMDNEEDAGGVGEPGLPPFTPALTNAIFDLTGKRIRRLPFNLAGV
- a CDS encoding aldo/keto reductase, yielding MKKRQLGNSGLEVSALGLGCMGLSFGYGPATDTKDGIALIRAAFERGVTFFDTAEAYGPFTNEELLGEALAPFRNEVVIATKFGFEGGDSKAGLNSKPENIRAFVEASLKRLRTDRIDLLYQHRVDPEVPIEDVAGTVKDLIRSGKVKYFGLSEAGVQTIRRAHAVQPVAALQSEYSLWFRETEDEIIPTLEELGIGFVPFSPLGKGFLTGKIDENTTFDKNDFRNIVPRFTAEARKANQAMVNLLGRIASEKEGTPAQIALAWLLAQKPWIVPIPGTTKLHRLEENLSVAAIELNPQDLAEIKEAASQITVEGARYPEALQNRVGK
- a CDS encoding flavodoxin, giving the protein MKVKYIAWISSLILIVGMSCTSGEQPRVGDELPSDGASKKILIVYLSRTNNTKAVAEMIQAQMGGKLVALELANPYPADYRTTVDQVAQENASGFLPPLATKIDSIDQYDLIFLGFPTWGMQLPPPIKSFLAQYNLAGKTIAPFNTNAGYGIGSTFEQVKTLASRSVVLEGFSTRGGIERDGVLFVMEGGREVKVRGEVAAWLGKLRVK
- a CDS encoding HEPN domain-containing protein is translated as MKTTLSHLPEDKQEELKTITQIILSKVPAEMIILFGSHARGDWVEDYQETYEYVSDFDILVITKDRRAAKGQKKWRDLDKELAANEDSTKANIIQHSVWFVNDKIERNYYFFVDIFKEGIMLFDSGNFSLSEPKDLSPEERQKKASNAFKHWFESANLFLDSGIFFIKGESLAHYNKSAFELHQATERYYSAILLVFTDYKPRTHDIEELGKQVEKLHPNFATVFPKNTAEEARLFKLLKKAYIDARYEINYKIEKVELEYLSERVKLLRDLTERICNERIAEFIKI
- a CDS encoding DUF4145 domain-containing protein; this encodes MKYIQPQVFIKSFTCPHCGAIAKQDWWWRWWNSTQTAHPKESHPLRVGTCQHCDNVTLWVEDKMYFPDFGHAPIPNPDMPESVLKLYIEASSISSKSPRGSAALLRLSIQVLCKELGEEGKNINTDVGNLVKKGLPLIVQQSLDIVRVTGNDAVHPGQIDTDNPETVGQLFDLVNIIVEYMIALPKKVSGIYNSLPADKVKGINDRDAKSRI
- a CDS encoding PDDEXK-like family protein, which translates into the protein MTKKFNQYLGKAGHLAIMSEFLMLGWNVAIPEVDIGDDIFVVQDDNGTLRRVQVKTSTSTSRKDSFSGQFNVSLKNLQNVSNIPVHYVFIVRHNDEWSKPVIIRQDYLLNHFENDKVGSEAKGNITFYFSFTKGKAECSGHDFSKYIKDYTDFPRIEH
- a CDS encoding DUF2200 domain-containing protein is translated as MTTTPEHDERIAKMTFSSVYPHYVTKVERKGRTTAELHQVIEWLTGFDSKKLEHLIDEKVTFETFFKRANLNPNANLITGLICGYRIEDIENELTRQARYLDKLVDELAKGRKMEKILRKG